From Mucilaginibacter rubeus, a single genomic window includes:
- a CDS encoding bifunctional alpha,alpha-trehalose-phosphate synthase (UDP-forming)/trehalose-phosphatase, whose product MSKTIIVSNRLPVKISKTDGAYHSSPSEGGLATGLGSIYKQGDNVWIGWPGVEIAEQEDKDQVTNELKDLSLIPVFLDQEEINQYYEGFSNEVLWPVFHYYASTYAAYKQSNWEYYQAVNKKFRDTILKVAEPGDVIWVHDYQLLLLPQLVRQEMPDVSIGFFLHIPFPSNEMFRLIPWRSELLEGMLGADLIGFHTFDDVRHFLGAATRLLPVSSNSNIISNGERSIVVESFPMGIDEKKYSSLPLQDEVKEQIDLIKENFQNKKLILSIDRLDYSKGILQRLEAFELLLEQCPECIEHITLYMIVVPSRDTVPQYAHLRDEIDKKVGKINALYRTMDWSPIHYYYRSFPIETLSALYYSADVCLVTPMRDGMNLVSKEYVASRINNDGVLIMSEMAGSSKELIDAIIVNPNNTGEVCRAILQAINMPLEEQRRRMIPMRQLVAKFNTSHWVKIFMDKLKEVKLMQRSMQARHVSNTTEQSIINRYIKTKKRIIFLDYDGTLVNFKSNIDQASPDRELYNIINKLSEDPANQLVLISGRKHENLDDWFKDNDIYLIAEHGSWFKQQGTSWHKIGGLSDQWKHDIYPILETYVDRTPGSFIEEKTYSLVWHYRKAQAGLGELRANELMNNLKYLAADKGLQLLAGDKVLEVKNMDINKGKAALTLTEGKDYDFVIAFGDDYTDEDIFKALPESAITIKVGSNLSAAKFYLRNPTEVRKLLTSFAKYTPVEEGTQV is encoded by the coding sequence ATGTCGAAAACAATAATTGTATCAAACCGCTTACCTGTTAAAATTTCCAAAACTGATGGTGCTTACCATTCATCACCAAGCGAGGGAGGCTTAGCAACCGGTTTAGGTTCAATATATAAACAGGGTGATAATGTGTGGATTGGCTGGCCCGGCGTAGAAATAGCCGAGCAGGAAGATAAAGACCAGGTTACAAACGAATTAAAAGATTTAAGCTTAATTCCGGTTTTCTTAGATCAGGAAGAAATTAACCAATACTATGAAGGTTTTAGCAACGAGGTTTTATGGCCCGTTTTTCACTATTACGCTTCAACTTATGCAGCTTACAAACAATCAAATTGGGAATATTACCAGGCTGTAAATAAAAAATTCAGAGATACGATACTCAAGGTAGCCGAACCAGGTGATGTGATCTGGGTGCATGATTATCAGTTACTACTGCTACCTCAGCTTGTACGACAGGAAATGCCGGACGTATCTATCGGCTTTTTTCTGCATATTCCTTTCCCGTCAAATGAAATGTTTCGGTTAATCCCATGGCGTTCTGAATTATTGGAAGGTATGCTTGGAGCCGATCTGATCGGGTTTCACACCTTTGATGATGTTCGCCACTTTTTAGGAGCAGCCACACGCTTGCTGCCGGTGTCATCTAACTCCAACATTATAAGCAATGGAGAGCGTTCAATCGTTGTTGAATCATTCCCGATGGGCATCGACGAAAAAAAATATTCATCGTTGCCTTTACAAGATGAAGTGAAGGAGCAAATTGATTTAATTAAAGAAAATTTCCAGAACAAAAAGCTGATCCTTTCTATCGACAGACTTGACTACAGTAAGGGGATTTTGCAGCGACTTGAGGCGTTCGAGCTATTGCTTGAGCAATGCCCGGAATGTATTGAACATATTACCCTTTACATGATCGTAGTTCCGTCGAGAGATACCGTACCTCAATATGCGCATCTCCGCGATGAGATCGATAAAAAAGTGGGCAAGATCAATGCATTATACCGCACTATGGATTGGAGCCCGATCCATTATTACTATCGCTCGTTCCCAATTGAAACACTATCGGCACTGTATTATTCGGCTGATGTTTGTTTGGTTACGCCAATGCGCGATGGCATGAACCTGGTGAGTAAAGAGTATGTAGCCAGCAGAATAAACAATGATGGTGTATTGATTATGAGCGAGATGGCCGGTTCATCTAAAGAGCTCATCGATGCCATAATTGTAAACCCTAATAATACCGGCGAGGTTTGTCGTGCCATTTTACAGGCCATCAATATGCCGCTTGAAGAGCAGCGCCGCCGCATGATCCCCATGAGGCAGCTTGTTGCTAAATTTAACACATCGCACTGGGTTAAGATTTTTATGGACAAGCTAAAAGAGGTAAAATTGATGCAGCGTTCCATGCAAGCCAGGCACGTAAGCAACACTACCGAACAAAGCATTATTAACCGCTATATCAAAACTAAAAAGCGCATCATCTTTTTAGATTATGATGGCACACTGGTGAACTTCAAATCGAATATCGACCAGGCCAGTCCCGATAGGGAGTTATATAATATCATCAATAAACTTTCGGAAGACCCTGCAAACCAATTAGTTTTAATTAGCGGCCGCAAGCACGAAAACCTCGACGATTGGTTTAAAGACAATGATATCTACCTGATTGCCGAGCATGGATCCTGGTTTAAACAACAAGGAACTTCATGGCATAAAATAGGAGGGTTAAGCGATCAATGGAAACATGATATTTATCCTATACTGGAAACCTATGTCGACCGTACACCAGGCTCATTTATTGAGGAGAAAACATATTCATTAGTTTGGCATTACCGTAAGGCCCAGGCCGGATTGGGAGAGTTGAGGGCCAATGAACTCATGAACAACTTAAAGTATCTTGCAGCCGATAAAGGCTTACAGCTTTTAGCAGGAGATAAAGTACTGGAAGTGAAGAACATGGACATCAACAAAGGCAAGGCAGCTTTAACACTTACAGAAGGTAAGGATTACGATTTTGTTATTGCTTTTGGCGATGATTATACCGATGAAGATATCTTTAAAGCCCTGCCCGAAAGTGCCATTACCATTAAAGTAGGGAGCAATCTGTCTGCAGCAAAATTCTATCTGCGGAACCCAACTGAGGTAAGGAAACTGCTCACCAGCTTTGCAAAATATACCCCAGTGGAAGAAGGAACACAGGTGTAA
- a CDS encoding SDR family oxidoreductase — translation MSNNPQLLKGQAALITGADSGIGKGVALAMAEAGAKLLINYAHNKTAADDVVSQIKASGGEAFAFQADVSHEDEVKAMFAEIFKQYGTIDILVNNAGLQKDSKFVDMTLDDWNKVISINLTGQFLCAREAAKEFIKRGIVEERSKAAGKIICMSSVHEVIPWAGHVNYAASKGGIMMFMKSIAQELAPHKIRVNGIGPGAIQTPINKEAWDTPEALDKLLTLIPYNRIGQPNDIGKLAVWLASDESDYITGVTIFADGGMTLYPGFADNG, via the coding sequence ATGAGCAATAACCCCCAACTATTAAAAGGACAAGCAGCTTTAATAACCGGTGCCGATAGTGGCATCGGAAAAGGCGTTGCATTGGCCATGGCCGAAGCAGGCGCCAAATTGCTGATCAATTATGCGCACAACAAAACCGCGGCTGATGATGTAGTCAGCCAGATCAAAGCATCCGGCGGCGAGGCCTTCGCCTTTCAGGCTGATGTGAGCCATGAGGATGAAGTAAAGGCCATGTTTGCCGAAATATTTAAGCAATATGGCACCATCGATATCCTGGTGAATAATGCCGGCTTGCAAAAAGACTCCAAATTTGTTGACATGACACTTGATGACTGGAATAAAGTGATCAGTATAAACCTAACCGGTCAATTCCTTTGCGCCCGGGAAGCAGCAAAAGAATTTATAAAAAGGGGAATTGTTGAGGAGAGAAGTAAAGCAGCCGGCAAGATCATTTGTATGAGCAGTGTGCATGAAGTTATCCCCTGGGCAGGGCACGTGAACTATGCGGCAAGTAAAGGCGGCATCATGATGTTTATGAAAAGCATAGCGCAGGAGCTTGCCCCGCATAAAATCAGGGTCAACGGCATCGGGCCGGGCGCAATTCAAACACCTATTAATAAGGAAGCCTGGGATACCCCCGAAGCGCTGGATAAACTATTGACACTCATTCCATACAACCGGATTGGCCAACCCAATGATATCGGAAAACTGGCAGTTTGGCTGGCTTCAGACGAGTCGGATTACATTACAGGGGTAACAATTTTTGCAGATGGAGGCATGACTTTATACCCTGGATTCGCAGATAATGGCTAA
- a CDS encoding menaquinone biosynthetic enzyme MqnA/MqnD family protein, protein MNKIRISAVSYTNTKPFLYGIQHTDIINKIDLSLDIPSDCAQKLIDDVVDIGLIPVAAALSLPQWEIVSDYCIGAVGAVNSVFIFSNCDIKNVKTIQLDPQSRSSNNLARVLMKNRWQVNPEQVINAPDYAQSTDEHTAFVQIGDRTFGKKQQYKYVYDLAEEWQKLTGLPFTFAAWIANKPIPQEFMDEFNASLKYGLDHREDLFKELPMRDDFDLVDYLMVKIDYDLTEDKKKALFMFHDYIKAL, encoded by the coding sequence GTGAACAAGATCAGAATATCAGCGGTAAGCTACACTAACACCAAACCTTTTTTATACGGCATTCAACATACCGACATCATTAATAAAATTGACCTGAGCCTGGATATCCCTTCAGATTGTGCTCAAAAACTTATCGACGACGTAGTTGATATCGGTCTTATCCCTGTCGCGGCTGCCTTAAGCCTGCCACAATGGGAAATTGTTTCTGATTACTGCATTGGCGCGGTAGGTGCCGTGAACTCAGTTTTCATTTTTAGTAATTGCGATATTAAGAATGTAAAAACCATCCAGCTTGATCCGCAATCGCGCTCATCAAACAACCTGGCCCGTGTGCTTATGAAAAACCGCTGGCAGGTAAATCCGGAACAAGTTATAAATGCACCGGATTACGCCCAGTCAACGGATGAGCATACCGCCTTTGTACAAATTGGCGACCGCACCTTCGGCAAAAAACAACAATATAAATACGTATATGACCTTGCCGAAGAATGGCAAAAATTAACCGGTTTGCCGTTTACTTTTGCAGCCTGGATTGCCAACAAGCCTATCCCGCAGGAGTTTATGGATGAGTTTAACGCTTCGCTGAAATATGGACTTGATCACCGGGAAGACTTGTTTAAGGAACTACCGATGCGTGATGATTTTGACCTGGTTGATTACCTCATGGTTAAAATAGATTATGATTTAACTGAAGATAAGAAGAAAGCTTTGTTCATGTTTCATGATTATATAAAGGCGCTATAA
- a CDS encoding histidine phosphatase family protein — translation MAQKTLYIVRHGQTEFNKLGIIQGRGVDTDLNNEGRKQACQFYEAYKNVPFDKIYISALKRTQQSVQPFIDLGLPYEKLSGLDELAWGVHEGQAPTTDNKAAFLQIMRDWLDGKLDSKFEGGESPREVEVRQREALKVIMSHPEEKNVLICMHGRALRLLLCILTGKPLSEMDSFPHQNLVLYKVNYDGEKFEIADFNNAEHLKNSEEQK, via the coding sequence ATGGCACAAAAAACCTTATATATAGTACGCCACGGCCAAACTGAGTTTAATAAACTTGGCATTATTCAAGGCCGCGGAGTTGATACCGATTTAAATAACGAAGGCCGCAAACAGGCCTGCCAGTTTTATGAAGCTTATAAAAACGTTCCGTTTGATAAGATCTATATATCGGCATTAAAGCGTACGCAACAAAGCGTCCAGCCTTTTATTGACCTCGGGCTCCCTTATGAAAAACTTTCGGGTTTGGATGAGCTGGCCTGGGGCGTTCATGAAGGACAAGCACCTACAACTGATAACAAAGCCGCTTTTCTGCAGATTATGCGGGATTGGCTGGATGGCAAGCTGGACAGCAAATTTGAAGGAGGCGAAAGTCCGCGGGAGGTTGAGGTTCGTCAGCGTGAAGCGTTAAAAGTGATCATGAGCCATCCCGAAGAAAAAAACGTGCTGATTTGTATGCATGGGCGTGCCTTACGCCTGTTGCTTTGCATCCTCACCGGTAAGCCTTTATCCGAAATGGATAGCTTCCCACACCAAAACCTGGTATTATATAAGGTAAACTATGATGGCGAAAAATTTGAGATCGCGGATTTCAATAACGCCGAACATCTAAAAAATTCCGAAGAACAGAAATAG
- the mqnE gene encoding aminofutalosine synthase MqnE produces MHNSDNLQVLLQDPNLSADLKHIAQKVLNKQRITFDEGVLLYEQGELGYLGTLANYIREERHGDKTYFNRNFHIEPTNLCVYDCKFCSYSRLLKQKSEGWEYTMDEMFNMVAKYDGEPVTEVHIVGGVLPQYDVPFYQELFARIRAHRPELHIKALTPVEYHYIFKKAKIDYATGMRLMQEAGLDSIPGGGAEIFDPEIRDQISKDKCTADQWLAIHEEWHKLGGRSNATMLYGHIEEYKHRVDHMERLRQLQDKTGGFQTFIPLKFRNKDNQMSHVPEVSVIEDLRNYAVARIYLDNFDHIKAYWAMISRTTAQLSLNFGVDDIDGTLDDTTKIYSMAGAEEQHPGMSTKQVVELIKHVGRQPIERDTLYNVITDYTNFEFGDEPKPQYYKLPVIN; encoded by the coding sequence ATGCATAATTCAGATAATTTACAGGTATTGCTCCAGGATCCGAATTTATCTGCTGACTTAAAGCACATTGCCCAAAAGGTACTAAATAAACAACGCATCACATTTGATGAAGGCGTTTTGCTTTATGAGCAGGGCGAGCTTGGATATCTTGGCACTTTAGCCAATTACATCCGCGAGGAGCGCCACGGCGATAAAACTTATTTCAATCGTAACTTTCATATTGAGCCAACCAATCTTTGCGTTTATGACTGCAAATTTTGTTCATACTCACGCTTGCTGAAACAAAAATCAGAAGGCTGGGAGTACACCATGGACGAAATGTTTAATATGGTTGCCAAATACGACGGCGAGCCGGTTACCGAGGTTCACATTGTTGGCGGTGTATTGCCCCAATATGACGTGCCTTTTTACCAGGAACTTTTTGCCCGGATCCGGGCCCACAGGCCGGAGTTGCATATAAAAGCGCTTACCCCGGTTGAATACCATTACATTTTCAAAAAAGCCAAAATTGATTATGCCACTGGCATGCGCCTGATGCAGGAAGCCGGCCTGGATTCTATCCCGGGTGGTGGGGCCGAGATCTTTGATCCGGAGATCAGGGACCAGATCTCGAAAGATAAATGTACTGCCGATCAGTGGCTGGCTATTCATGAAGAATGGCATAAGTTGGGCGGCCGTTCAAACGCCACAATGCTTTACGGACATATTGAAGAATACAAGCACCGTGTTGACCATATGGAGCGCCTGCGCCAGTTACAGGATAAAACAGGAGGTTTCCAGACATTTATTCCGCTTAAATTCAGGAATAAAGACAACCAAATGTCGCATGTACCAGAGGTTTCAGTGATTGAGGATTTGCGTAACTACGCTGTAGCCCGTATCTACCTTGACAATTTCGATCATATTAAAGCTTATTGGGCGATGATCAGCCGTACAACCGCGCAGCTTTCGCTTAACTTTGGTGTTGATGATATTGATGGCACATTGGATGATACAACCAAAATCTATTCGATGGCGGGCGCCGAAGAACAACATCCGGGCATGAGCACCAAACAAGTAGTAGAGTTAATTAAACATGTTGGTCGCCAACCAATAGAACGCGATACCTTATATAATGTAATAACTGATTATACCAACTTCGAGTTTGGCGACGAACCGAAACCACAGTATTACAAGTTACCGGTTATTAATTAA
- a CDS encoding trans-sulfuration enzyme family protein, whose product MKTETIAIHAGNHVDEATRAVIQPIIMSTTFERGEDGGFPAGYIYSRSANPNRHALEHLLAKLEGGVEAASFSSGNAAGMSVFQSLEPGTHIIAPDDMYHGLRNQLKNLFAGILTFDFIDVNDTDVLQQHIKPETGLIWIETPSNPLLKITDIKKVVAIAKAKGIKVLCDNTFATPICQRPLDLGVDIVMHSATKYFGGHSDLMGGALITGETNDWWTKIRQVQEMGGAIPSPMDCYYLVRSIKTLPYRVKGHVQNAQLLAEYLEQYPNVEQVMYPGLSSHPQHEIAKDQMLAFGGMLSFIIKGDENDTHNIINKLKLFIKATSLGGVESLIEHRATVEGPDTKTPRNLLRVSVGLEHIDDLIADMEQALTL is encoded by the coding sequence ATGAAAACAGAAACGATAGCTATACACGCCGGTAACCATGTTGATGAAGCAACACGGGCCGTAATACAACCTATTATTATGTCAACCACGTTTGAGCGCGGCGAAGACGGTGGTTTCCCGGCAGGTTATATCTATAGTCGATCAGCCAATCCTAACAGGCATGCGCTTGAACATTTACTGGCCAAACTGGAGGGCGGCGTTGAGGCTGCTTCGTTTTCATCGGGCAACGCGGCTGGGATGTCCGTATTTCAATCACTTGAGCCGGGGACTCATATTATTGCTCCAGATGATATGTATCATGGCTTACGTAATCAGCTTAAAAACCTGTTTGCGGGGATATTAACGTTCGATTTTATCGATGTAAACGATACCGATGTATTGCAGCAGCATATTAAACCCGAAACAGGCTTGATCTGGATTGAAACACCATCAAACCCGCTGCTTAAGATAACTGATATAAAAAAAGTAGTAGCAATAGCCAAAGCAAAAGGTATTAAAGTTTTGTGCGATAATACCTTTGCAACACCAATTTGCCAACGCCCGCTTGATTTGGGAGTAGATATTGTAATGCACTCGGCCACCAAATATTTTGGCGGCCACAGCGATTTGATGGGCGGAGCCTTAATTACAGGCGAAACAAATGATTGGTGGACAAAGATCCGTCAGGTACAGGAAATGGGAGGTGCTATCCCCTCGCCTATGGACTGCTATTACCTGGTACGCAGTATTAAAACTTTGCCGTACCGCGTAAAAGGTCACGTACAAAACGCACAGTTGTTAGCCGAATATTTGGAACAATATCCTAATGTTGAGCAGGTTATGTACCCCGGTTTATCATCGCATCCACAACATGAAATAGCAAAAGATCAGATGCTGGCTTTTGGCGGGATGCTATCCTTTATAATTAAAGGCGATGAAAACGACACGCATAATATCATCAATAAACTGAAGCTGTTTATCAAAGCTACCAGTCTCGGTGGTGTAGAAAGTTTGATAGAACACCGTGCTACTGTTGAAGGGCCGGATACCAAGACACCCCGCAACCTGCTAAGGGTTTCGGTTGGTTTAGAGCATATAGATGATTTAATAGCTGATATGGAACAGGCTTTAACGCTTTAG
- a CDS encoding O-acetylhomoserine aminocarboxypropyltransferase/cysteine synthase family protein, which translates to MSTLKFETLQLHAGQEVDPTTGSRAVPLYQTTSYVFNSAEHGANLFALKEFGNIYTRIMNPTTDVFEKRIAALEGGAAALATASGQAAQFIALNNILQAGDNFVTSPFLYGGTYNQFKVAFKRLGIEVRFAKDDTAANIEALIDDKTKAIFLETIGNPGFTIADFEKVSEVAKRHDLPLIVDNTFGAGGYLFRPIEHGANVVVESTTKWIGGHGTSIGGAIIDAGNYNWGNGKFPQFTEPSEGYHGLVFNDVFGIGGPFGNIQFIIRARVEGLRDFGPSQSPFNSWLNIQGLETLSLRVQRHVDNALQLAKWLEQHPQVATVNYPGLESSPYHDLAKKYLKNGFGGVLSFEIKGDKAQASQLINNLKLVSHLANVGDAKTLIIQPSATTHQQLSDEEQLSAGVTPTSLRVAIGIEHIDDIKADFEQAFAKIKQSEGELV; encoded by the coding sequence ATGTCTACCTTAAAATTCGAAACCTTACAATTACATGCCGGTCAGGAAGTTGATCCAACAACAGGTTCACGCGCAGTACCACTTTACCAAACCACTTCATACGTATTTAACAGTGCCGAACATGGCGCCAATTTGTTTGCGCTGAAGGAGTTTGGCAATATATATACCCGCATCATGAACCCTACTACCGATGTGTTTGAAAAACGCATTGCGGCTTTAGAGGGCGGCGCTGCTGCTCTGGCTACAGCATCCGGTCAGGCGGCACAATTTATAGCATTAAATAACATCCTGCAGGCAGGTGATAACTTTGTTACTTCTCCTTTCCTGTATGGCGGTACCTATAACCAGTTTAAAGTAGCATTTAAACGCCTGGGTATTGAGGTGCGTTTTGCCAAAGATGATACCGCGGCGAACATCGAAGCACTTATTGACGATAAAACCAAAGCTATCTTCCTGGAGACGATAGGTAATCCTGGATTTACCATTGCTGATTTTGAAAAGGTTAGCGAAGTTGCAAAAAGGCATGATCTTCCTTTAATTGTCGATAATACTTTTGGCGCAGGTGGTTACCTCTTCCGCCCTATTGAACATGGCGCTAATGTTGTTGTTGAGTCAACTACTAAATGGATCGGCGGTCATGGTACCAGTATTGGCGGCGCTATTATTGATGCCGGTAATTACAACTGGGGTAACGGCAAATTTCCGCAGTTCACTGAACCGTCTGAAGGTTACCACGGATTGGTATTTAACGATGTTTTTGGCATCGGCGGCCCATTTGGTAACATTCAGTTCATCATCCGTGCCCGTGTGGAAGGTTTAAGGGATTTTGGCCCATCGCAATCGCCATTTAATTCATGGCTGAATATCCAGGGATTGGAAACCTTGTCATTAAGGGTGCAACGCCATGTAGATAATGCTTTGCAGCTGGCCAAATGGTTAGAGCAGCATCCTCAAGTGGCTACGGTAAATTACCCGGGACTGGAATCATCACCATACCACGACCTTGCAAAAAAATATTTAAAGAATGGTTTTGGGGGCGTATTATCGTTCGAGATCAAAGGTGATAAAGCGCAGGCCAGCCAGTTAATCAATAATTTGAAACTGGTTAGTCATTTAGCTAACGTGGGCGACGCAAAAACATTGATCATACAGCCATCGGCAACAACGCATCAGCAATTATCTGATGAAGAGCAGCTATCTGCCGGTGTTACGCCGACATCATTACGCGTAGCCATTGGTATTGAGCATATAGATGATATTAAAGCTGATTTTGAACAAGCTTTTGCAAAAATTAAGCAAAGTGAGGGTGAGTTAGTTTAA
- the metX gene encoding homoserine O-acetyltransferase family protein, whose amino-acid sequence MNAEIFKYTDTFEFESGRAIEGLEIGFHTYGRLNKEKNNVVWVCHALTANSDVFDWWKGLIGEGYFFNPEEHFIVCANILGSPYGTTSPLSVNPVTGQPYYLSYPQFTTRDMIKAHQLLADHLQINNISVLIGGSLGGQQAMEWAIIEPERIKNLILIATNAKHSPWGIAFNESQRLAITADRTFYSNTPEGGQKGLKAARSIALLSYRTYKTYGITQQEESDDVKDGFRSSSYQNYQGEKLVNRYNAYSYWYLTKVMDSHNVGRGRNGVDKALSLIKAKTLVIGISSDVLFPIEEQQYLFRHIPKAAFAELDSFYGHDGFLIETEALTNIFTSFFKTDVKGKIIELQRTA is encoded by the coding sequence ATGAACGCAGAGATATTTAAATACACTGATACTTTTGAATTTGAATCCGGCCGCGCGATTGAAGGTTTAGAGATAGGCTTTCATACCTATGGAAGGTTAAATAAAGAAAAAAATAACGTTGTTTGGGTATGCCACGCGCTTACTGCCAACAGCGACGTATTTGACTGGTGGAAAGGGCTTATTGGCGAGGGTTATTTTTTTAACCCTGAAGAGCATTTTATAGTTTGCGCCAATATTTTGGGTTCGCCTTATGGTACCACAAGTCCGCTAAGTGTTAACCCGGTTACGGGGCAGCCGTATTACCTATCCTATCCGCAGTTTACTACAAGGGATATGATAAAGGCACACCAACTGCTTGCCGATCATTTGCAGATCAATAATATCAGTGTATTGATAGGCGGTTCATTAGGTGGCCAGCAGGCTATGGAATGGGCAATCATCGAGCCGGAACGCATCAAAAATCTTATTCTGATTGCTACCAATGCCAAGCACTCACCATGGGGCATTGCCTTTAATGAATCGCAGCGCTTAGCCATCACTGCCGACCGTACTTTCTATAGTAACACGCCGGAAGGTGGTCAAAAAGGCTTAAAAGCAGCCCGGAGCATCGCGCTTTTAAGCTATCGTACTTATAAAACCTATGGTATCACCCAGCAGGAAGAAAGCGACGATGTGAAAGATGGCTTTCGCTCATCGTCATACCAAAACTACCAGGGCGAGAAACTGGTGAACCGCTATAATGCCTATAGTTATTGGTACCTGACAAAAGTGATGGATTCGCACAACGTGGGCCGTGGCCGTAACGGGGTTGACAAGGCGTTGAGCCTGATCAAAGCTAAAACATTGGTTATTGGTATTTCATCGGATGTGTTATTCCCTATTGAGGAGCAACAATACCTTTTCAGGCATATCCCGAAAGCTGCCTTTGCCGAACTGGATTCGTTTTATGGGCACGACGGATTTTTAATTGAAACAGAAGCATTAACAAACATATTTACATCGTTTTTTAAAACCGATGTGAAAGGAAAAATTATAGAACTGCAACGTACAGCGTAA
- a CDS encoding homoserine dehydrogenase, which produces MSKKLNIGLFGFGVVGQGLYDIVKTKKLNIEIVKFAIKDPTKKRSLPAHLFTTDKEELLNNPEINTIVELINDTEAAFEIVSRALKSGKNVVSASKKMIALHLDELIEIQHQYGTSLLYEGAVCGSIPIIRNLEEYYDNELLHSISGIFNGSSNYILSKGFIEGLDYDSALKQAQDLGFAETDPTSDVGGFDAKYKLVIAAAHAYGVVVQPDEVFNLGIQNLAAADLQYAREKNLKIKLVPVAKELDDRNVALFVLPKFVNDKEFLYNVEYEYNGVTVQAAFADQQFFFGKGAGGHPTGSAVLSDIAALRYNYQYEYKKAKEKTDLNFTNNIELTVYLRYDDEELVEALNFEHINERYYSGNYKFVIGKINLQNLIANQQRISDSKAFVAFADQLTGVSLASAAKQTAEVF; this is translated from the coding sequence ATGAGTAAAAAGTTAAATATCGGCCTCTTCGGATTTGGAGTTGTGGGCCAGGGTTTATATGATATCGTAAAAACAAAAAAGCTAAACATTGAGATAGTAAAATTTGCTATTAAAGATCCAACCAAAAAACGTTCTTTACCGGCTCATTTATTTACTACCGATAAAGAAGAACTGCTTAATAACCCGGAGATCAACACGATAGTTGAGTTGATCAATGATACCGAAGCCGCTTTTGAAATTGTTTCAAGGGCCTTAAAATCTGGTAAGAACGTAGTATCGGCCAGTAAAAAAATGATTGCCCTGCATTTGGATGAACTGATCGAGATCCAGCATCAATATGGAACATCGTTGTTATACGAGGGTGCAGTTTGCGGCAGTATCCCTATCATCCGTAACCTTGAGGAATATTATGACAACGAATTATTACACTCGATAAGCGGTATTTTCAACGGTTCATCAAATTACATCCTTTCAAAAGGCTTTATTGAAGGTTTAGATTATGACAGTGCCTTAAAACAAGCACAAGACCTTGGTTTTGCCGAAACTGATCCAACCAGTGATGTTGGCGGGTTTGATGCTAAATATAAACTGGTTATCGCGGCTGCCCATGCTTACGGTGTAGTGGTACAGCCAGATGAGGTATTTAACCTTGGCATCCAGAATCTTGCCGCTGCAGATCTGCAATATGCCCGCGAAAAGAACCTGAAAATTAAACTGGTGCCTGTAGCTAAAGAACTTGACGACCGCAACGTTGCCCTGTTCGTGTTGCCAAAATTTGTAAACGATAAAGAGTTTTTATACAACGTTGAGTACGAATACAACGGCGTAACGGTACAGGCAGCTTTTGCCGATCAGCAATTCTTTTTCGGAAAAGGCGCTGGTGGCCACCCTACCGGCTCTGCTGTACTGTCGGATATAGCGGCTTTACGCTATAATTACCAGTACGAGTACAAAAAGGCAAAAGAAAAAACAGATCTTAATTTTACCAATAACATTGAATTAACGGTTTATCTGCGTTATGATGATGAAGAACTGGTTGAAGCGCTGAACTTCGAACACATTAATGAGCGCTACTATTCAGGTAATTACAAATTTGTTATAGGAAAAATCAATTTACAAAATCTGATCGCCAACCAACAACGTATATCTGACAGCAAGGCTTTCGTAGCCTTTGCCGATCAGCTTACGGGGGTCAGCTTAGCATCGGCAGCTAAACAGACAGCTGAAGTTTTTTAG